The following coding sequences are from one Hydra vulgaris chromosome 04, alternate assembly HydraT2T_AEP window:
- the LOC136079402 gene encoding uncharacterized protein LOC136079402: MLQSQALDLSLALEHLNATKSFLCDYRCDEAFAAMVENAKKLAVELEIFEGFDVDDPVRVRRKTINERFTQLSEYNELFGFLYNIGSKHFTDDELLKHCKNLQLALMSDGQSDINGVELWYEIKAIGRRLDTSNSDPKSVLKCIYTSNVVEVFPNLSIALRILLTLPVTVASAERSFSKLKIIKSYFRSQMCQDRLVGLATISIEK, encoded by the exons ATGCTCCAATCACAGGCTTTAGACTTGTCGCTTGCTCTAGAGCATTTAAACGCTACCAAATCTTTCCTATGCGATTATCGCTGTGATGAAGCATTTGCCGCAATGgttgaaaatgcaaaaaaattggcAGTTGAACTAGAAATTTTTGAAGGATTTGATGTGGATGATCCCGTACGCGTACGCAGAAAGA CAATAAATGAAAGATTTACGCAATTATCGGAATATAACGAGTTATTTGGGTTTCTTTACAATATCGGCAGCAAACACTTTACGGATGATGAGTTATTGAAACACTGTAAGAACTTGCAGTTAGCGCTTATGTCTGATGGCCAATCTGATATCAACGGGGTCGAACTTTGGTATGAAATTAAAGCTATTGGGAGACGACTTGATACTTCCAATAGCGATccaaaaagtgtattaaaatgtatttacacATCTAATGTTGTCGAAGTATTCCCAAACCTTTCGATAGCTCTTCGCATACTACTAACGTTACCAGTCACAGTTGCTAGTGCTGAAAGAAGCTTTTCAaagctgaaaataataaaatcctaTTTCAGATCACAAATGTGTCAAGATCGTTTAGTTGGTCTAGCTACGATTTCCATCGAGAAATAA